The Eleutherodactylus coqui strain aEleCoq1 chromosome 6, aEleCoq1.hap1, whole genome shotgun sequence genome window below encodes:
- the LRRC4B gene encoding leucine-rich repeat-containing protein 4B: MVTNHCTHRMLGLKIFRMILKQVLLISWVSSLALGGTSPTSCPAACSCSNQASRVACTRKELVEVPESISVNTRYLNLQENIIQVIKTDTFKHLRHLEILQLSKNLIRKIEVGAFNGLPNLSTLELFDNRLTTVPTQAFEYLSKLRELWLRNNPIESIPSYAFNRVPSLRRLDLGELKKLEYISEAAFEGLVNLRYLNLGMCNLKDIPNLTALVRLEELELSGNRLEMIRPGSFQGLTSLRKLWLMHAHVATIERNAFDDLKSLEELNLSHNNLMSLPHDLFTPLHRLERVHLNHNPWHCNCDVLWLSWWLKETVPNNTTCCARCHSPPSLKTRYIGELDQSHFTCYAPVIVEPPTDLNVTEGMAAELKCRTGTSMTSVNWLTPNGTLMTHGSYRVRISVLHDGTLNFTNVTVQDTGQYTCMVTNSAGNTTASATLNVSAVVDPATTDYTYFTTVTVETMDSSPEEIKPTEKEPGPTTTVRWGITYSTTSLTPRSTRSTEKTFTIPITDVTEGIMKDLDDVMKTTKIIIGCFVAITFMAAVMLIAFYKLRKQHQLHKHHGPTRTIEIINVEDEIPATAPGDNHMALPAIEHDHLNHYTAFKSHYNNNTGTLNCAKNPMLNSIHEPLLFKSSSKENVQETQI; the protein is encoded by the coding sequence ATGGTCACCAACCATTGCACCCACAGGATGCTTGGTTTGAAGATTTTTAGAATGATTTTGAAGCAAGTTTTACTTATCTCATGGGTCTCATCCCTGGCCCTGGGAGGAACATCTCCAACATCCTGTCCCGCTGCCTGTTCTTGCAGCAATCAGGCCAGTCGAGTCGCATGTACACGGAAAGAACTGGTAGAAGTGCCAGAAAGCATCTCAGTCAATACGCGATACCTGAACCTTCAGGAGAACATTATTCAGGTTATCAAAACAGACACTTTTAAGCACCTCCGACATTTGGAAATACTCCAGCTCAGCAAAAATCTTATTCGGAAGATTGAGGTTGGTGCTTTTAATGGACTCCCAAACTTGAGCACATTGGAGCTTTTCGATAATCGCTTGACTACCGTTCCTACTCAAGCCTTTGAATATCTATCCAAGCTAAGGGAGCTGTGGCTAAGAaacaaccccattgaaagtaTTCCATCTTACGCTTTCAACAGAGTTCCTTCTTTGAGAAGACTTGATTTGGGGGAACTGAAAAAGTTGGAGTATATTTCTGAAGCTGCTTTTGAGGGTCTTGTAAACTTGAGATACCTAAATCTGGGCATGTGCAATTTAAAAGATATACCCAACTTAACAGCGTTGGTCAGACTGGAAGAACTAGAGTTGTCTGGAAATCGTCTAGAAATGATTCGTCCCGGTTCCTTTCAGGGGCTGACGAGCCTGAGAAAGTTATGGCTGATGCATGCTCATGTTGCCACCATAGAACGCAATGCCTTCGATGATTTGAAATCTTTAGAGGAACTTAATCTTTCTCACAACAACCTAATGTCTCTTCCCCATGATCTTTTTACTCCTCTTCACCGCCTGGAGCGAGTACACCTTAACCATAATCCTTGGCATTGCAACTGTGACGTTTTGTGGTTAAGCTGGTGGTTAAAAGAGACTGTACCGAACAATACAACCTGTTGTGCACGTTGTCATTCCCCACCAAGCTTAAAAACTAGATACATAGGAGAACTAGATCAGAGTCACTTTACGTGCTATGCCCCGGTTATAGTGGAGCCTCCCACTGACCTCAATGTAACTGAGGGCATGGCAGCCGAGCTCAAATGTAGAACCGGCACATCGATGACGTCTGTCAACTGGTTAACACCAAATGGGACGTTGATGACTCATGGCTCCTATAGAGTACGTATCTCCGTTTTACACGACGGCACACTGAATTTTACTAATGTTACGGTACAGGACACGGGACAATACACGTGCATGGTCACCAATTCAGCAGGAAATACGACGGCATCTGCTACCCTTAATGTTTCTGCTGTCGTTGATCCAGCTACCACTGATTACACGTACTTTACAACTGTTACAGTGGAAACTATGGATTCCTCCCCAGAGGAAATAAAGCCTACTGAGAAAGAGCCTGGACCAACCACAACAGTACGATGGGGGATAACCTATTCCACCACATCACTTACTCCACGAAGTACCCGTTCCACAGAGAAGACATTTACGATCCCAATTACCGATGTGACAGAAGGCATCATGAAAGATCTAGATGATGTCATGAAGACAACGAAGATCATCATAGGGTGCTTTGTGGCGATCACCTTTATGGCAGCTGTTATGTTAATCGCATTTTACAAACTTCGTAAACAGCACCAGCTACACAAACATCACGGGCCAACACGAACTATTGAAATAATCAATGTCGAAGATGAAATACCAGCTACTGCCCCAGGAGACAACCATATGGCACTCCCTGCTATCGAGCATGATCACCTTAACCATTATACGGCATTTAAGTCCCATTATAACAACAATACAGGAACACTTAACTGTGCCAAAAACCCCATGCTAAACTCCATTCATGAACCCCTTCTGTTCAAAAGCAGCTCGAAGGAAAATGTGCAAGAAACACAAATTTAG